From one Bacteroidota bacterium genomic stretch:
- a CDS encoding GNAT family N-acetyltransferase, translated as MIRGNSVLLRALEPKDVDLMMIYENDAEIWPVSGTFAPYSRYTLEQYYKNATQDIYTSKQLRLAIELIVELPGAGATIGYIDLFDFDPQHRRAGVGILIGNREYRNKGLATEALSMLVKHSFNTLNLHQLYCHIDNSNEHSLRLFSKVGFRTCGSLRDWIVYEGKWHSVSLLQLIRPTVII; from the coding sequence ATGATAAGAGGAAATAGTGTATTGCTACGCGCATTGGAACCGAAGGATGTGGACCTGATGATGATTTATGAAAATGACGCAGAAATCTGGCCGGTGAGCGGAACTTTTGCACCTTATTCCAGATACACGCTGGAACAGTATTATAAAAATGCTACTCAAGACATCTATACTTCCAAGCAATTACGTCTGGCCATTGAATTGATTGTTGAATTACCGGGTGCAGGAGCTACAATCGGCTATATCGATTTATTTGATTTCGATCCTCAACATAGAAGGGCAGGGGTAGGGATCCTGATCGGTAACAGAGAGTACCGGAACAAAGGATTGGCAACCGAAGCTTTATCCATGTTAGTCAAGCATAGTTTTAACACGTTGAATCTGCACCAACTGTATTGTCATATCGACAATAGTAATGAACATAGTTTGCGGTTGTTTTCTAAAGTCGGTTTCAGAACATGTGGTTCGCTGCGTGACTGGATCGTATATGAAGGAAAGTGGCATAGTGTATCTCTGCTACAACTGATAAGACCCACGGTAATTATTTAA
- a CDS encoding T9SS type A sorting domain-containing protein: MMKKLLTCGLVLTLSVNAMAQQLSPGVGLSGFSATQKGQLVNGETKTTPSNNPKPAVVRKKTGIPSTQAVTVIDIGNSGNAFGTAFGAKTTLFAHPVVNCVSMVYRSSPTVTGDATSGFLRYGYSSDAGATWSANQGPIYSATAPLFNARYPQGMIYNAVGNTTPANAFVSYFAPSLAGLNVGWGGLVHGSSALTGGGTPTSTEDTSTSYLIPDGGALNTDDNSFWTSTGYIDAAGGYNGNILLAKGVWNAGDYSYTYNSVAAPFDLRDAGGAPQLTATSIAWGTGGTGYVALLGHESYTVDPDSFLYPTIFKTTDNGATWNKVAALDMFSFETFFQFDTSVTGYTCAFEIDMAVDANNNAHIFVAVGPQATSPFSINSGTGNWGVFDIFTTDGGTTWSAEALGLPLTFRGEFTDGTNNLAEDSRPQIARTLDGTKLFFVWFDTDTTLTPGLQDNVLPNAICRAFNVTTGLWTSEINLTAGSNADGACLFGNVSPFTLDGATAGCYKIPVSYLEVPINIGVDINHKYLDGLEVCDPAFTEASASFPVANYVTSSINENTVTTSFTLGQNFPNPFNGSTQFNLNLVKSSTVTVEVYSIVGKLLMTNTYDNLQTGLNTLSIDGSDLASGIYTYTVIVGSEKATRTMIVK; this comes from the coding sequence ATGATGAAAAAACTACTTACATGTGGTCTTGTACTTACACTTAGCGTAAATGCAATGGCTCAGCAGTTATCCCCCGGCGTTGGTCTGAGCGGATTTTCTGCAACTCAAAAAGGTCAATTAGTGAATGGAGAGACGAAAACAACTCCTTCAAACAATCCCAAGCCTGCTGTTGTCAGAAAGAAGACCGGTATTCCAAGTACTCAAGCTGTTACAGTAATTGATATTGGTAATTCAGGTAATGCTTTCGGTACTGCTTTCGGTGCTAAAACTACATTATTTGCACATCCTGTTGTAAACTGTGTTTCTATGGTTTACCGTTCCTCACCAACAGTTACCGGTGATGCAACCAGTGGATTTTTACGTTATGGTTATTCTTCGGATGCCGGAGCTACCTGGAGTGCTAATCAAGGTCCTATTTATTCTGCTACTGCTCCTTTATTTAATGCGCGTTACCCACAAGGTATGATATACAATGCTGTTGGAAATACTACTCCAGCTAATGCATTCGTTTCTTACTTTGCACCTTCATTGGCTGGTTTAAATGTGGGTTGGGGCGGACTAGTTCATGGGTCAAGCGCTTTAACAGGCGGTGGTACTCCAACTTCTACGGAAGATACCAGTACTTCATACCTTATTCCTGATGGTGGTGCTTTGAATACTGATGATAATTCTTTCTGGACTTCTACCGGTTACATTGATGCTGCAGGTGGTTACAATGGTAATATTTTGTTAGCGAAAGGTGTATGGAATGCCGGAGATTACAGCTATACTTATAATTCTGTAGCTGCTCCATTTGATTTACGTGATGCAGGCGGTGCTCCTCAATTGACAGCGACTAGCATTGCATGGGGTACAGGTGGAACAGGGTATGTAGCTTTGTTAGGTCATGAATCTTATACTGTGGATCCTGATAGTTTCTTATATCCTACAATTTTCAAAACAACTGACAATGGAGCTACATGGAATAAAGTAGCTGCTTTGGACATGTTCAGTTTTGAGACCTTCTTTCAATTTGATACATCTGTAACCGGTTACACTTGTGCGTTCGAAATTGACATGGCTGTAGATGCAAACAACAACGCACACATCTTTGTTGCAGTAGGTCCTCAGGCTACTTCTCCATTCTCTATCAACTCCGGTACAGGTAACTGGGGTGTATTTGATATTTTCACTACAGATGGTGGAACTACCTGGAGTGCTGAAGCTTTAGGTTTGCCTTTAACTTTCCGTGGAGAATTTACAGATGGTACTAACAATCTTGCAGAAGATAGCCGTCCTCAGATTGCTCGTACATTGGATGGTACTAAATTATTCTTTGTATGGTTTGATACTGACACTACATTAACTCCCGGATTACAGGATAACGTTCTGCCAAATGCAATCTGCAGAGCATTCAACGTTACTACTGGTCTTTGGACTTCTGAAATCAACCTGACTGCAGGATCAAATGCAGATGGTGCTTGTTTATTCGGAAACGTATCGCCTTTCACATTGGATGGTGCTACAGCCGGATGTTATAAAATTCCTGTTTCTTACCTTGAAGTTCCAATCAACATTGGCGTAGATATCAATCACAAGTATCTTGATGGTCTTGAAGTATGTGATCCTGCATTTACAGAAGCAAGTGCTTCCTTCCCTGTAGCGAATTATGTTACTTCCAGTATCAATGAGAACACTGTTACTACCAGCTTCACTCTGGGACAGAATTTCCCAAATCCTTTCAATGGATCAACTCAGTTTAATCTGAACCTTGTTAAGTCTTCTACTGTAACAGTTGAAGTATATAGCATTGTTGGAAAACTGTTGATGACGAACACTTACGATAATTTACAGACTGGTTTAAATACCCTGTCAATTGATGGTAGTGATTTGGCTTCAGGAATCTATACTTACACTGTAATTGTAGGAAGCGAAAAGGCTACCCGCACTATGATTGTAAAGTAA
- a CDS encoding polysaccharide biosynthesis C-terminal domain-containing protein: MNIRDIGSYESLIFFSGAVSFFWVSGLLNGLLSSYNKSIEAGNQSHLFNTACSLYLLNSLLLLFLLIFNQTAQRLLPDEAVDYYPLMLLYIFLNNPTFLIEHLLLLTNRTIGLLKYGLINLIAYVSAVVAPVYLGYGLEYSFYCLIVLAVVKNIVLHRLLTGCSQLQLNFKMIFDQILFSLPLIFSLLISGSAEYVDGLLVSTHFGSDAFAIFRYGAKELPLAVLLSGAISNALVPKLAAARFDKAGLNQLKKESGRLMHLLYPITIVLLLTSNYFYPIVFRAEFSSSAVIFNTYLLLLISRVVFPQTLVIAAGKNNVIFKIALVEITVNILVSYFLMLKLGIIGIAIGTLAAFIAEKCCLAIYVHVKMKIPISEYLQWKTWLFYSCLLVTVFFFHYFSTHH; this comes from the coding sequence ATGAATATTCGCGATATAGGATCTTACGAAAGTTTAATTTTTTTTTCCGGTGCAGTCAGTTTTTTTTGGGTGTCCGGACTTTTGAATGGGTTATTGTCCAGCTATAATAAATCTATTGAAGCGGGTAATCAGTCACATTTATTTAATACAGCTTGCTCACTTTATTTATTGAATTCTTTACTTCTGCTCTTCCTCCTTATTTTCAATCAGACTGCACAGCGACTTTTACCTGATGAAGCCGTTGATTATTATCCCTTAATGCTACTTTATATTTTCCTTAACAACCCCACTTTTTTAATTGAACATTTGCTCCTCTTGACCAACCGAACAATCGGACTTCTCAAATATGGATTGATAAATTTAATAGCCTATGTTAGTGCAGTAGTTGCTCCTGTATATTTGGGCTATGGATTAGAATACAGTTTTTATTGCCTAATAGTATTGGCCGTTGTCAAAAACATAGTTTTGCACCGCTTACTAACCGGATGTAGCCAACTGCAGTTGAATTTTAAAATGATCTTTGACCAAATCCTATTTTCACTTCCTTTAATTTTCAGTCTGTTGATTTCCGGATCTGCAGAATACGTAGATGGGTTATTGGTCAGTACCCATTTCGGAAGTGATGCTTTTGCCATCTTCAGATATGGCGCCAAAGAGTTGCCACTCGCCGTCTTACTTTCCGGAGCGATAAGCAATGCTTTGGTTCCCAAACTTGCAGCGGCCAGGTTTGATAAAGCCGGGTTAAATCAATTGAAAAAGGAATCCGGCAGGTTAATGCACTTATTGTACCCTATAACTATTGTATTGTTACTGACCAGTAATTATTTCTATCCTATAGTATTTAGAGCGGAGTTTTCTTCCAGTGCAGTGATTTTTAACACTTATTTACTTTTATTAATAAGTAGGGTTGTTTTTCCACAGACCTTGGTCATCGCAGCGGGAAAAAACAATGTCATTTTTAAAATTGCCCTGGTAGAAATAACAGTAAATATCCTGGTCAGTTATTTTTTAATGTTAAAATTAGGGATCATTGGAATTGCCATTGGCACTTTAGCAGCATTTATTGCTGAAAAATGCTGTTTAGCAATTTATGTACATGTTAAAATGAAGATTCCAATTTCTGAATATCTTCAATGGAAGACGTGGTTATTCTACTCCTGTTTGTTAGTAACAGTATTCTTTTTTCACTATTTTTCAACACACCATTAA
- a CDS encoding diaminopimelate epimerase, with translation MEMEFYKYQGTGNDFIVVDGIQYSAQLSIAQIQKCCDRRFGIGADGLIVLKSHPEFDFEMEYYNADGHPGSMCGNGGRCIVHFAFSKGYVKEQCRFLAVDGIHEAILLRNGNISLEMKDVKGIQTVNSDFFLNTGSPHHIRFVKDIENFNVFTEGKTIRNNERYKKEGTNVNFAEWIGDRLFVRTYERGVEEETLSCGTGVTAAAIVAGNIGNNEKSNKINIKTRGGDLAVSYTVNDTGFSDIRLEGPATFVYKGIIEL, from the coding sequence ATGGAAATGGAATTCTACAAATACCAGGGTACCGGAAATGATTTTATTGTTGTTGATGGAATTCAATATTCTGCCCAACTGTCTATTGCTCAAATTCAAAAGTGTTGTGACCGACGTTTTGGAATTGGTGCGGATGGTCTGATTGTTCTTAAATCACATCCGGAATTTGATTTCGAAATGGAATATTATAATGCAGATGGACACCCGGGTTCTATGTGTGGAAACGGTGGTCGATGTATCGTTCATTTTGCTTTTAGCAAAGGATATGTAAAAGAGCAATGCCGGTTTTTGGCGGTGGATGGTATTCATGAGGCTATTCTGCTCCGGAATGGAAATATTTCCTTAGAGATGAAAGATGTGAAGGGGATACAAACCGTAAATAGCGACTTCTTCCTGAATACAGGATCCCCACATCATATCAGATTTGTGAAGGACATTGAGAATTTTAATGTGTTTACGGAAGGAAAAACAATTAGGAATAATGAGAGATATAAGAAGGAAGGAACGAATGTGAATTTCGCTGAGTGGATAGGAGACCGGTTGTTTGTCAGAACGTATGAAAGAGGTGTGGAAGAGGAAACCCTGAGTTGTGGAACAGGGGTTACTGCTGCAGCCATCGTTGCGGGAAACATTGGAAATAATGAAAAATCAAATAAAATAAATATTAAAACCAGGGGTGGAGATCTTGCCGTAAGCTATACCGTAAACGATACCGGTTTTTCTGATATTCGGTTAGAAGGTCCTGCTACATTCGTTTATAAAGGGATAATTGAGCTATGA
- a CDS encoding RNA polymerase sigma factor RpoD/SigA codes for MRQLKISKSITNRESASLEKYLAEIGKEPMITSEEEVRLARLIRDGDSTALDKMTRANLRFVVSVAKQYQSQGLSLPDLINEGNLGLIKAAKRFDETKGFKFISYAVWWIRQSILQAIAEQARIVRLPLNQVGSLSRISKAFSKLEQEFEREPSYEEIAILTDLPIDKITDALRISGRHVSMDAPFVQGEENTLLDVIENTESPRADIQLINDSLRKEIDRSLSTLSEREREVLILFFGIGLGHGLTLEEIGSKFDLTRERVRQIKEKALRRLRHKNKSKILKSYLGD; via the coding sequence ATGCGTCAACTGAAAATAAGTAAATCAATCACCAATCGTGAGAGTGCTTCTCTGGAGAAGTACCTTGCTGAAATTGGTAAGGAGCCGATGATAACATCGGAAGAAGAGGTACGCCTTGCGCGACTTATCCGTGATGGTGACAGTACTGCTTTGGATAAAATGACTCGCGCAAACCTTCGATTTGTGGTTTCCGTTGCCAAACAGTATCAGAGTCAGGGTTTAAGTTTACCTGATCTTATTAATGAAGGAAACCTGGGACTGATAAAAGCGGCCAAGCGATTTGATGAAACCAAAGGTTTTAAATTTATTTCGTATGCAGTCTGGTGGATCAGACAAAGTATTCTACAGGCGATCGCAGAGCAGGCCCGGATTGTCCGGCTTCCATTAAATCAGGTAGGATCTCTGAGCAGAATCAGTAAGGCCTTCAGCAAACTGGAGCAGGAGTTTGAACGCGAACCTTCTTATGAAGAAATTGCCATATTGACGGACCTTCCTATTGATAAAATTACTGATGCCTTGAGAATTTCCGGCCGGCATGTTTCCATGGATGCGCCTTTTGTACAAGGAGAAGAAAATACCTTGCTGGATGTTATTGAAAATACCGAATCTCCCCGTGCAGATATTCAACTGATCAACGATTCTCTCCGGAAGGAAATCGACCGGTCCTTGAGTACGTTGTCTGAGAGAGAACGGGAAGTGTTAATTTTATTCTTCGGAATAGGTTTGGGTCATGGTTTAACTTTGGAAGAAATCGGATCTAAGTTTGATCTGACACGTGAACGTGTGCGACAAATTAAGGAAAAAGCATTGCGGAGACTTCGACATAAAAATAAAAGCAAAATATTAAAGTCCTATTTAGGGGATTAA
- a CDS encoding Do family serine endopeptidase, whose amino-acid sequence MGNPAPRQMPQQQSTGSGVIISEDGYVVTNNHVIENGSEVSITLNDKETFVAKVIGTDPSTDLALLKVDAKKLPHIALGNSDQVRVGEWVLAVGNPFNLTSTVTAGIVSAKARNINILPDQRFPIESFIQTDAAVNPGNSGGALVNLNGELIGINAAIASNTGSYSGYSFAIPVNIVKKVVKDLMEFGIVQRGFIGVSIRDIDADFAKEKEVNTLNGVYVNGLTEGGAAAVAGLKVGDIIKSINGFEIKSSPELQEQVGRFRPGDKIMVTVLRNNSEKIIPVILRNKDGNTEVTKNEAINLLGAVLENASEAELSKLGVESGVKVKELQTGKLKSAGLKDGFIITAIDNRKVRSAKEVTEYLESKKGGVLIEGAYPNGMKAYYGFGM is encoded by the coding sequence TTGGGAAATCCCGCACCCAGGCAGATGCCACAGCAACAATCGACCGGCTCGGGTGTCATCATCTCTGAAGATGGTTATGTAGTCACCAACAACCACGTGATCGAGAATGGATCAGAGGTTTCCATTACACTGAATGACAAGGAAACATTTGTAGCGAAAGTCATCGGAACTGATCCATCAACTGATCTGGCCTTATTAAAGGTGGATGCTAAAAAACTTCCACATATTGCATTAGGAAATTCTGATCAGGTTCGCGTAGGAGAATGGGTCCTTGCAGTGGGCAATCCTTTCAATTTAACATCAACGGTAACGGCAGGAATAGTCAGTGCAAAAGCCAGAAACATCAATATCCTACCTGACCAGAGATTTCCAATCGAGTCCTTTATTCAAACCGATGCTGCAGTAAACCCCGGAAACTCCGGCGGAGCATTAGTCAACCTGAATGGCGAATTAATAGGAATTAATGCAGCCATCGCTTCAAACACGGGTTCCTATTCCGGATATTCTTTTGCCATCCCTGTCAATATTGTTAAAAAGGTGGTGAAGGATCTCATGGAGTTTGGCATCGTTCAGCGAGGTTTCATTGGTGTCAGCATACGGGATATTGATGCTGATTTTGCTAAAGAAAAGGAAGTAAACACCTTAAATGGCGTTTATGTGAATGGGCTTACTGAAGGCGGTGCGGCAGCTGTTGCCGGTCTGAAGGTAGGTGACATTATTAAATCCATCAATGGGTTTGAGATCAAAAGTTCTCCGGAACTTCAGGAACAGGTTGGAAGATTCAGACCCGGTGATAAAATTATGGTAACGGTACTCCGAAATAATAGTGAGAAAATCATACCAGTCATTTTACGAAACAAAGATGGAAACACGGAAGTGACAAAAAACGAAGCCATCAATTTGTTAGGAGCTGTGCTGGAGAATGCAAGTGAAGCAGAATTGAGTAAGCTTGGTGTTGAGTCTGGCGTGAAGGTGAAAGAATTACAAACCGGAAAATTAAAAAGCGCGGGCTTAAAAGATGGCTTTATCATTACCGCTATTGACAATAGAAAAGTCAGATCAGCGAAAGAAGTTACGGAATATCTGGAATCAAAAAAAGGTGGAGTACTGATTGAAGGTGCTTATCCCAATGGCATGAAAGCCTATTATGGTTTCGGCATGTAA
- the cadA gene encoding cadmium-translocating P-type ATPase, with amino-acid sequence MEKVVLKVGGMTCSSCAQGIARHLEKKGMTNVHIDYESGVLELDTVSGIGIDQIVTAINSLGYSAGKEGEEKKISKISEIVASLDFRFGCCLLLTLPLFLHMFVDWHFLHLPLVQFILATPVMLIGLLHFGRSAWGSLKSGSPNMDVLITLGSSAAYIYSCFGWYLHFGDVKAADYLFFETSATIITLLLLGNIIERRSLKKTQSALEALIRIQPQTARIIENALTAHETTREIAAAYLRVNDLILINTGEKIPADGVIYEGKAAIDQSMMTGESMPVEKTVDELVMSGTILQSGHIKVLVQQAGSETILSRMIETVKKSALQKPEIQRIGDQVSAWFVPIVIVISVITFLVSFFYLDLTASESLLRSIAVLVISCPCAMGLATPTAVAVGIGRSAKNGILVKGGETMERLQQIDTIVFDKTGTLTEGKISIKKINFLADKSLVGYLMGTLEQYSTHPLAATLSKHFSAVKAPYPILFSEIKEIPGSGIKAVDKEGNIYKAGSAQFTGMENGKEQHQVYLTQNNELLAEIDFEDVVRPDARELVQYFKQNGINTVLLSGDRKHICDRLAKELEIEMVYAEKLPHEKEAVIRDLQLRSKVAMVGDGINDASSLAVASVGIAMNSGTEIAKQTAEIVLVGKGELKALIQIHLMSKHTIRTIRQNLFWALLYNIVAIPMAAAGLLSPMLASLSMAFSDVIVIGNSLRLRFKKLQELR; translated from the coding sequence ATGGAAAAAGTGGTCTTAAAAGTAGGTGGAATGACCTGTTCAAGTTGCGCACAGGGCATTGCCAGACATCTTGAAAAGAAGGGGATGACAAATGTTCATATTGATTATGAATCAGGCGTGCTGGAACTTGATACCGTGTCAGGTATTGGAATTGATCAGATTGTAACAGCCATCAATAGTTTGGGATATAGTGCAGGTAAGGAAGGAGAGGAGAAAAAAATAAGTAAAATATCGGAAATAGTCGCTTCACTTGACTTTCGTTTTGGATGTTGTCTTCTTTTAACATTACCTCTTTTCCTTCATATGTTTGTGGACTGGCATTTTCTCCATTTACCCCTTGTGCAATTTATTCTGGCTACACCGGTCATGCTCATCGGACTACTTCATTTTGGAAGGAGTGCCTGGGGCTCTTTGAAAAGCGGTAGTCCGAATATGGATGTGTTAATTACACTGGGTTCATCCGCTGCCTATATATACTCTTGTTTTGGATGGTATCTTCATTTTGGAGATGTGAAGGCCGCTGATTATTTGTTTTTCGAAACCTCTGCCACAATAATTACATTGTTATTACTCGGTAATATTATTGAGCGACGCAGTCTTAAAAAAACACAATCTGCACTTGAAGCATTAATACGGATTCAACCTCAGACAGCCCGAATCATTGAAAACGCATTAACTGCTCACGAAACCACCAGGGAAATAGCTGCAGCCTACTTACGTGTGAATGATCTTATACTAATTAATACCGGTGAAAAAATTCCGGCGGACGGTGTCATTTATGAAGGGAAGGCCGCTATCGATCAATCGATGATGACCGGGGAAAGCATGCCTGTAGAGAAAACAGTTGACGAATTGGTCATGAGTGGGACTATTCTCCAAAGTGGTCATATTAAAGTACTGGTTCAGCAGGCAGGATCGGAAACTATTCTAAGCAGAATGATTGAAACAGTAAAAAAATCAGCGCTGCAGAAACCAGAAATACAAAGAATAGGTGATCAGGTTAGCGCATGGTTTGTTCCAATCGTAATTGTAATTTCAGTGATTACCTTTCTGGTATCCTTCTTCTACCTCGACCTTACCGCGAGTGAATCGCTGCTTCGGAGCATTGCTGTATTGGTGATTTCCTGCCCGTGTGCCATGGGACTTGCCACTCCAACAGCTGTTGCCGTAGGTATTGGCCGATCAGCAAAAAACGGTATATTAGTGAAAGGTGGCGAAACCATGGAGCGGTTGCAACAAATCGACACGATAGTTTTTGATAAAACAGGGACATTAACAGAAGGAAAGATTTCCATTAAAAAAATCAATTTCCTTGCTGACAAAAGTCTCGTCGGCTACCTGATGGGAACTCTGGAACAATACTCTACTCACCCCTTAGCCGCAACTCTTTCAAAGCATTTTTCTGCAGTTAAGGCTCCCTACCCTATTTTATTCTCTGAAATAAAAGAAATACCCGGTTCAGGAATAAAGGCAGTGGATAAGGAAGGTAATATATATAAAGCGGGTTCAGCTCAATTTACCGGAATGGAGAATGGAAAAGAACAGCATCAGGTATATCTTACTCAAAACAATGAGTTATTAGCAGAAATAGATTTTGAAGATGTTGTTCGGCCCGATGCAAGAGAACTTGTTCAGTATTTTAAACAAAATGGAATTAATACTGTTCTACTTAGCGGAGACCGAAAGCATATCTGTGATAGACTTGCAAAAGAACTTGAAATTGAAATGGTATATGCAGAAAAATTACCCCATGAAAAAGAGGCGGTTATCCGGGACTTGCAATTGAGATCCAAAGTGGCGATGGTAGGTGATGGCATTAATGATGCTTCTTCATTAGCGGTAGCCTCCGTTGGAATTGCTATGAATAGCGGGACAGAAATTGCAAAACAAACTGCTGAGATTGTGCTTGTTGGAAAAGGGGAATTGAAGGCATTGATACAAATTCATTTAATGTCAAAACATACTATACGCACTATACGACAAAACTTATTTTGGGCTTTGCTATATAATATTGTTGCTATTCCTATGGCCGCGGCCGGTTTATTAAGTCCAATGCTTGCATCACTTTCCATGGCATTTTCAGATGTTATTGTCATTGGTAATAGTCTAAGGTTGCGCTTTAAAAAACTACAAGAGCTGAGGTGA